In a single window of the Nodularia spumigena CCY9414 genome:
- the purC gene encoding phosphoribosylaminoimidazolesuccinocarboxamide synthase — protein sequence MSVYSQLYEGKAKILYATDNPEVLLADFKDDATAFNAQKRGSIIDKGKINCTISSQLFQQLEIYGIKTHYIDSPNPHQMRVKAVKIVPIEVVIRNIAAGSLSVQTGLPVGTVLKQPLVEFYYKNDQLGDPLLTRDRLFLLELATPEQVDTIHNLALQVNEFLRGFWQQCGITLVDFKLEFGLDSQQQILLADEISPDTCRLWDTAEADPNLRVMDKDRFRRDLGNVENAYQEVLQRVLQAVESKT from the coding sequence ATGTCTGTTTACTCTCAGTTATACGAAGGCAAAGCTAAAATTCTTTATGCAACAGACAATCCAGAAGTCTTGTTGGCTGATTTTAAAGACGATGCCACTGCTTTTAATGCCCAAAAACGTGGCAGTATTATTGACAAGGGAAAAATTAATTGTACTATTTCTAGCCAGCTATTTCAGCAATTGGAAATATATGGTATAAAAACCCACTATATTGATAGCCCTAATCCGCATCAAATGCGAGTTAAGGCTGTAAAGATTGTGCCAATAGAAGTAGTTATCAGAAATATTGCGGCTGGTAGTCTGTCTGTGCAAACAGGATTACCAGTAGGTACAGTGCTGAAACAACCTTTGGTAGAGTTTTATTATAAAAACGACCAATTAGGAGATCCACTGTTAACACGCGATCGCCTATTTCTGCTAGAACTAGCAACACCGGAACAAGTAGATACAATTCACAATCTAGCATTGCAGGTCAACGAGTTTCTCCGTGGCTTTTGGCAGCAGTGTGGCATTACCCTAGTAGACTTCAAACTAGAATTTGGCTTGGACTCACAACAGCAGATACTCTTAGCAGATGAAATTAGCCCTGATACTTGCCGTTTGTGGGACACAGCCGAAGCAGACCCTAACCTGAGAGTAATGGATAAAGACCGCTTCCGCCGTGACTTGGGGAATGTAGAGAATGCTTACCAGGAGGTCTTACAACGAGTCCTACAAGCAGTAGAAAGTAAAACTTAA
- a CDS encoding carotenoid oxygenase family protein codes for MCFKKAGILTRQEIQTDYPQCFGKISFLSLFPVPLFPPIGLYHWFDGDGMLHGVNIKNGKASYLNRYVETETLKVEKQQGKAIWPGLLNLPRFDSPYDIMIKNPANTSVIWHAGKLLVLCEAGVPHHIRVPDLETLGAHTFNNQLTCAFTAHPKIDAVTGEMMFFGFSPIAPPYLSYGVVTATGEITRIVPIELPAPVMMHDFAITENYSIFLDMPLTFQPGQMIKGGIPLAFDRTRKSRIGIMLRHGDNNTLRWFEVPTCMVYHTVNAYEEGEEIVLLGLRMPSTNLLIPDDSDNGNSSENEIAKMCRWRIHLKTGAITQELLDDQVTEFPRINEQLVGRKMRYIYAGQGAIYASPKPLLDGVKKYDLETGTAESYFYGRGRFGGEAVFVPRPGATVEDDGWVITYIHDTIANKSELLVLNAQNITSEPVARVMLPQRVPFGFHCGWVSSEQMATQKI; via the coding sequence ATCTGCTTTAAAAAAGCCGGAATCCTGACTAGACAAGAAATTCAAACTGATTATCCTCAATGTTTTGGGAAAATTTCTTTTTTATCCCTGTTCCCTGTTCCCCTTTTCCCACCCATTGGACTATATCACTGGTTTGATGGTGATGGTATGTTACATGGAGTCAACATCAAAAATGGTAAAGCGAGCTACCTTAACCGCTACGTGGAGACCGAAACCCTAAAAGTTGAAAAACAACAAGGCAAAGCAATTTGGCCAGGTTTACTCAACCTACCTCGATTTGACTCTCCTTACGACATCATGATTAAAAATCCTGCCAATACATCTGTAATTTGGCACGCTGGGAAACTTTTAGTCTTGTGTGAAGCCGGAGTACCCCATCATATTCGCGTCCCAGACTTAGAAACCCTTGGCGCTCACACTTTTAACAATCAACTCACCTGTGCTTTTACAGCTCATCCCAAAATAGATGCTGTCACAGGGGAAATGATGTTTTTCGGCTTTTCTCCCATTGCTCCACCGTACCTATCCTATGGCGTAGTCACAGCAACAGGAGAAATTACCCGCATTGTGCCAATTGAGTTACCTGCCCCTGTAATGATGCATGATTTTGCCATTACGGAAAATTACTCAATTTTCTTAGATATGCCCCTAACCTTCCAGCCAGGACAAATGATCAAAGGTGGAATTCCCCTAGCTTTTGACCGCACACGTAAAAGTCGTATTGGCATTATGCTACGCCACGGGGATAACAACACTCTACGCTGGTTTGAAGTGCCAACTTGCATGGTTTATCATACCGTCAATGCTTACGAAGAAGGAGAAGAGATAGTTCTCTTAGGCTTGCGGATGCCTTCAACTAATCTCTTAATTCCCGACGATAGTGACAACGGTAACAGTTCTGAAAACGAAATTGCCAAAATGTGTCGCTGGCGCATTCATCTCAAAACTGGAGCTATTACTCAAGAGTTGCTTGACGATCAAGTTACAGAATTTCCCCGAATTAATGAGCAGTTGGTGGGGCGCAAAATGCGTTACATCTACGCTGGACAAGGGGCAATTTACGCCAGTCCCAAACCCCTGCTTGATGGCGTGAAGAAATATGATTTAGAAACAGGCACAGCTGAAAGTTATTTTTATGGACGGGGACGTTTTGGCGGTGAAGCGGTATTTGTTCCTCGTCCTGGGGCAACTGTTGAAGATGATGGTTGGGTAATCACGTACATTCACGATACCATTGCCAATAAGTCAGAATTACTGGTTTTAAATGCCCAAAACATCACATCCGAACCTGTAGCGCGGGTTATGCTTCCTCAACGTGTACCGTTTGGTTTCCACTGTGGCTGGGTTTCCTCTGAACAAATGGCAACTCAGAAAATTTAG
- a CDS encoding DUF7219 family protein, with amino-acid sequence MGKIMDKDDFLYPRGRYYGHVKPENLVFNANLQEFAQRISYICNLETGGKLTPDEAYEQIKALWKQLKKTKKQLQIGETPFQGDDGESTSS; translated from the coding sequence ATGGGAAAAATAATGGACAAAGATGACTTTCTCTATCCTCGTGGACGCTACTATGGTCATGTAAAGCCGGAAAACTTGGTTTTTAATGCCAATTTGCAGGAATTTGCTCAACGTATTAGTTACATCTGTAATTTAGAAACAGGTGGAAAGTTGACCCCAGATGAAGCTTACGAACAAATCAAGGCTTTGTGGAAACAGTTGAAAAAAACGAAAAAACAACTGCAAATTGGCGAAACGCCCTTTCAAGGTGATGATGGGGAAAGTACCAGCAGTTAA
- a CDS encoding glycosyltransferase family 4 protein: MRIALFTETFLPKIDGIVTRLRHTVDHLQRNGDQVLVFAPDGGITEHKGAKVYGVTGFPLPLYPELKMALPRPAIGYALEEFQPDIIHVVNPAVLGLAGIFYSKMLKIPLVASYHTHLPQYLQHYGLGMLEGFLWELLKGAHNQAALNLCTSTVMMEELTEHGIERVKVWQRGVDTEFFHPDLASGEMRSRLSQNHPESPLLLYVGRLSAEKEIERIKPILEAIPHARLALVGDGPHRQELEKHFADTPTHFVGYLTGQELGSAFASADAFIFPSRTETLGLVLLEAMAAGCPVVAARSGGIPDIVTDGVNGYLFDPTADIQDAIHATVRLLQHKQEREVIRQNARSEAENWGWSAATCQLQDYYQKVVFSAKLTTVA; the protein is encoded by the coding sequence ATGAGAATCGCTCTATTTACTGAAACCTTTCTGCCCAAAATTGACGGCATAGTAACGCGCCTCCGCCATACAGTTGACCATCTACAGCGCAATGGCGACCAAGTATTAGTATTTGCTCCTGATGGCGGAATTACTGAACACAAAGGAGCCAAAGTTTACGGTGTTACTGGCTTTCCTTTGCCATTGTATCCAGAGCTAAAAATGGCCTTACCCCGTCCGGCTATTGGTTATGCTTTAGAAGAATTTCAGCCAGATATTATTCATGTGGTGAATCCTGCTGTCTTAGGATTAGCTGGGATTTTTTATAGCAAGATGCTTAAAATACCGCTAGTTGCATCTTACCATACCCATTTACCTCAATATCTCCAGCATTACGGTTTGGGAATGCTCGAAGGGTTTCTGTGGGAATTGCTCAAAGGCGCTCATAATCAAGCCGCTTTGAATCTTTGCACCTCTACAGTCATGATGGAAGAACTCACAGAACACGGGATTGAACGGGTGAAGGTGTGGCAAAGGGGTGTGGATACAGAATTTTTTCATCCTGATTTAGCTAGTGGGGAAATGCGATCGCGTCTGTCCCAAAATCACCCAGAAAGTCCCCTACTGCTGTATGTCGGTCGTCTTTCCGCCGAAAAGGAAATTGAGCGCATCAAGCCCATTTTAGAGGCAATTCCCCATGCTAGATTGGCATTAGTGGGTGATGGTCCCCACCGTCAAGAATTGGAAAAACACTTTGCAGACACTCCCACTCATTTTGTCGGGTATCTCACCGGACAAGAGTTAGGCTCTGCCTTTGCTAGCGCTGATGCCTTTATTTTTCCTTCTCGGACAGAAACACTAGGCTTAGTTCTACTAGAAGCAATGGCGGCGGGATGTCCAGTAGTAGCCGCCCGTTCTGGGGGAATTCCTGATATTGTCACGGACGGTGTAAATGGCTATCTTTTTGACCCCACAGCAGATATTCAAGATGCGATTCATGCTACTGTCCGCCTCTTGCAACACAAACAAGAACGAGAGGTAATCCGTCAAAATGCCCGCAGCGAAGCAGAAAATTGGGGATGGTCAGCTGCTACTTGTCAGTTGCAAGATTACTATCAAAAAGTGGTATTTTCCGCAAAACTGACAACTGTAGCTTGA